Proteins found in one Brevibacillus brevis genomic segment:
- a CDS encoding YycC family protein — translation MRPLQISPETAVKLAEALQVPLERLMHMPQHILLQKMMELANQEKEANEATDKTQE, via the coding sequence ATGCGTCCATTACAAATATCACCGGAGACCGCTGTCAAGCTGGCGGAAGCGCTTCAGGTACCCTTGGAGCGTCTCATGCACATGCCGCAGCACATCTTGTTGCAAAAAATGATGGAGCTGGCGAATCAAGAAAAGGAAGCAAACGAAGCAACGGATAAAACCCAAGAATAG
- the edeP gene encoding edeine non-ribosomal peptide synthetase EdeP has product MRQDKKQWKVGYPLSHPQKRIWYTEKLHPQLPIHTLGGMVRVQGKVKLDVLEAAIHLFIQKNDTLRLNYQEEETVLQFVGEYEPQPLQVFDFRQEQNAPERCRQFLQDLFTKPFSIGQEPLFYFCLIQLSDEEAGYFVKLHHLIADGWSISIMTEQIAHYYDTLLAGGTVHVGDEHAYQTLVEREHAYSQTDRFEKDKRYWRDKFHSLPVITTLQKATDTTEGKRKVFAFNREDSTRIRQFADQMKCSLNSLFVALVSLYLQRCTRQEEIVIGTPLLNRSGKVERKIFGMFTSTMPFRLAVPMEMDAIDYVKYVNRELTSCYFHQKYPYDLLAQELELKKHGYDSLFQICVNYYSTQLPFTLGGYPVTNEEFYNGHQLYSLQVIIREWATDEQLTMELDYKIAEYTEEDIDRIADHLIRLLHQMISIPEVPLSNLNFLADEELALQLHTWNDTAASYPSEKTVVQLFEEQVIRSPQGVALESEGRTLTFQELQDQVNRLAQSLRNRGVGPGVIVALLADHSPEMIIGLLAVLKAGGAYLPIDPQLPSQRIEYLLSDSGADLLLRHTSRTEDISWSKKILELGDSSLYIKDGATLELVSQPDDLAYVIYTSGSTGNPKGVMVTHRGLVNYISWAKDRYLSGPEEAFAFYSSLAFDLTVTSIFCPLVKGNRMVIYPHSDSEFVLSRIFSDGRSHVVKLTPAHLFLLQEIALPSTTVKRVIVGGEDLKVSLAEAIHAKWNGQIEILNEYGPTETVVGCMIYQYDPVIDTEGSVPIGHPISNVQLYILDSYGNPIPIGSTGELFISGDSVARGYLNREELTQERFLPDPFQPGKVMYKTGDLVRYRPNGVMEYLGRADYQVKIHGYRIELGEIEQQLLGYSSVREAVVIDRMDTWGRKYLCAYLITETSFRENELREELASRLPAYMIPSQIVQLEQFPLTSNGKVDRRLLPEPVMERKGVGDETSPRDEFDKLLVDVYEDVLGHSPFGLHDPFSQLGGDSIKAIQVSYRLHQRGIKIPVRDILIYDTIAELKARSDWSWGVEQISQEPCTGELPSSPIVSWFLSQQFRNADHWNQSLLLESKEKVTLEEFEASLYALVNHHDCLRLNYSAKDGKLFYNERHLTNRVSVTCVDLYSLPQEEQESRMLEAMRACAVSFKLEESLLFTGCLFELGPDRPQRLFLTAHHLVVDGVSWRILLEDLMSALASLKRNEPIVLPDKTHSMQAWIKEVSAFYQSDQASKEKAYWDMFSIPEDKLPTDFDFGEDLVEYSATSTRTLSAEMTSRLLTTANRMFNTGPQDLLVAALTRTLSDVFDRERLLLVMESHGRESSIHTMNITRTVGWFTSMYPVLFETNLSNRTDHLKGVKEKLRQIPMGGLGFGWLKPQLLAAVEKSQVRFNYLGSVDNQLSDDLVLMGGNLAVDAGVGNHLTALLDVAALIRQGELQVSVTYSLRKYSEETMEKILALFFNELEQLIDHCCRQEVPEFTPSDFEDVELSQKELDLLFG; this is encoded by the coding sequence TTGCGCCAGGATAAGAAGCAATGGAAGGTCGGTTATCCTTTAAGTCATCCACAAAAGCGTATCTGGTATACGGAAAAATTACATCCACAGCTTCCTATCCATACGTTAGGGGGGATGGTGAGGGTGCAAGGAAAGGTGAAGCTGGATGTACTGGAAGCCGCTATTCACCTGTTCATTCAAAAGAACGATACCTTGCGACTCAACTATCAGGAGGAAGAGACAGTCCTTCAGTTTGTTGGAGAGTACGAACCGCAGCCATTGCAGGTGTTTGATTTCAGACAGGAACAGAATGCGCCAGAGCGGTGCAGACAATTTCTGCAAGATTTGTTTACAAAGCCGTTTTCGATCGGACAAGAGCCTCTGTTCTACTTTTGTCTGATTCAACTGAGTGACGAAGAAGCGGGGTATTTTGTAAAGCTGCACCATTTGATTGCTGATGGTTGGTCTATTTCAATCATGACAGAACAAATTGCTCACTATTATGACACGTTGTTGGCAGGCGGTACCGTCCATGTAGGAGATGAACACGCTTATCAAACTCTTGTCGAAAGGGAGCATGCCTATTCTCAGACTGACAGATTTGAAAAGGACAAGCGATACTGGCGGGACAAGTTTCATAGCTTGCCCGTAATCACGACATTACAAAAGGCGACAGATACTACTGAAGGCAAGCGCAAAGTTTTTGCATTCAACCGCGAAGATTCGACAAGAATACGCCAGTTTGCAGACCAAATGAAATGCTCGCTAAATTCCTTGTTTGTGGCTCTCGTGAGTCTTTACCTGCAGCGCTGTACGAGGCAAGAAGAAATCGTGATCGGTACACCGCTGTTAAACCGTTCAGGCAAAGTGGAGCGCAAAATATTCGGGATGTTCACCAGCACTATGCCATTTCGTCTGGCAGTTCCGATGGAAATGGATGCTATCGATTATGTTAAATATGTCAACAGGGAACTCACTTCCTGTTATTTTCATCAGAAATATCCTTACGATTTGCTGGCTCAAGAGCTGGAGCTGAAGAAACATGGCTATGACAGCCTGTTTCAGATTTGTGTAAATTATTACAGCACGCAGTTGCCATTCACTCTTGGTGGCTACCCCGTGACTAATGAGGAGTTTTACAACGGTCACCAGTTGTATTCGCTCCAAGTGATTATCAGAGAATGGGCAACAGATGAACAATTGACAATGGAATTGGACTATAAGATAGCCGAGTACACGGAAGAGGATATTGACCGAATAGCGGATCATCTCATAAGGCTTCTCCATCAGATGATCTCGATTCCAGAAGTACCGCTGTCCAATTTGAACTTCCTTGCTGACGAAGAGTTGGCACTACAACTCCATACGTGGAATGATACTGCTGCTTCCTATCCCAGCGAGAAGACGGTTGTCCAGTTGTTTGAAGAGCAAGTAATACGCTCACCACAGGGAGTTGCGTTGGAGTCAGAAGGGCGCACGCTGACATTTCAGGAACTACAGGATCAAGTGAATCGACTCGCTCAGTCATTGCGAAACCGAGGAGTTGGCCCTGGCGTAATTGTGGCGTTGCTGGCAGATCATTCGCCAGAGATGATCATCGGGCTGTTGGCAGTGCTAAAAGCTGGAGGGGCTTACCTTCCGATTGATCCTCAACTCCCTTCTCAGCGCATCGAATATCTGCTGTCTGATTCTGGAGCGGACCTGTTGCTTCGTCACACTTCGCGAACAGAGGATATTTCGTGGTCCAAAAAAATCCTAGAGCTTGGTGATTCGTCCCTGTATATAAAGGATGGCGCAACACTGGAATTGGTTAGTCAGCCGGATGATTTGGCCTATGTCATTTATACATCAGGCTCTACTGGAAATCCGAAGGGAGTCATGGTTACTCATCGAGGACTGGTCAACTATATTTCGTGGGCGAAAGACCGCTATCTCTCCGGTCCTGAAGAAGCGTTCGCTTTCTATTCCTCCCTAGCATTTGACTTGACGGTTACGTCCATTTTTTGCCCGTTGGTAAAGGGAAATCGGATGGTTATCTATCCGCACTCCGATTCAGAGTTTGTATTATCGCGAATCTTTAGCGATGGACGCTCCCATGTTGTAAAGCTGACACCTGCCCATCTGTTTTTGCTGCAAGAAATCGCTTTGCCTAGTACCACGGTAAAGAGAGTGATAGTGGGCGGCGAGGACTTGAAGGTGAGTCTGGCTGAGGCAATTCATGCGAAATGGAACGGACAAATTGAAATTCTCAATGAGTATGGCCCTACCGAAACAGTAGTTGGGTGCATGATCTATCAATACGATCCAGTGATCGATACCGAAGGATCTGTACCGATTGGACATCCGATCAGTAACGTGCAGCTCTACATTTTGGATTCATATGGCAACCCAATCCCAATCGGATCGACGGGAGAGCTATTCATCTCGGGAGATAGTGTGGCACGGGGGTATCTCAACCGCGAGGAATTGACGCAAGAGCGTTTCCTACCTGATCCGTTTCAGCCAGGTAAAGTGATGTACAAGACGGGCGATCTGGTTCGCTATCGGCCTAATGGAGTCATGGAGTATCTGGGGCGGGCTGACTATCAGGTAAAGATTCATGGTTACCGCATTGAATTGGGGGAAATTGAACAACAGCTACTTGGTTATTCTTCTGTGCGTGAGGCCGTGGTGATTGATCGCATGGATACGTGGGGGCGTAAGTACCTTTGTGCTTATTTGATCACGGAAACATCTTTCCGGGAAAATGAGCTCCGCGAAGAACTGGCAAGTCGATTGCCCGCATACATGATCCCTTCGCAAATTGTGCAGCTTGAACAGTTTCCTTTGACCTCAAATGGCAAGGTAGATCGAAGACTACTTCCCGAACCTGTCATGGAGCGAAAAGGTGTGGGGGATGAAACCAGTCCTCGTGACGAGTTTGACAAGCTATTGGTTGACGTGTATGAGGACGTGCTTGGTCATTCGCCGTTTGGTCTACATGACCCATTTTCCCAACTAGGCGGGGATTCGATCAAGGCGATTCAGGTTTCCTATCGATTGCATCAGCGAGGAATCAAGATTCCCGTAAGAGACATCTTGATTTATGACACGATTGCAGAACTAAAAGCGAGAAGTGACTGGAGCTGGGGAGTGGAACAGATCTCGCAAGAGCCGTGTACTGGCGAGTTGCCGTCATCTCCCATCGTTTCTTGGTTTTTGTCACAACAGTTCCGCAATGCTGATCATTGGAACCAGTCATTGCTCCTTGAAAGCAAGGAAAAAGTAACGCTGGAAGAGTTTGAAGCGAGTCTGTATGCACTGGTTAACCACCATGATTGTCTGCGACTCAATTACTCTGCAAAAGATGGGAAGCTCTTTTACAATGAGCGCCACCTGACCAATCGCGTGTCAGTGACTTGCGTCGATCTTTATTCCTTACCGCAAGAAGAACAGGAGAGTAGAATGCTTGAGGCGATGCGAGCTTGCGCTGTTAGCTTCAAGTTGGAAGAATCTTTGCTGTTTACCGGTTGTCTCTTTGAATTAGGTCCTGATCGACCTCAGCGATTGTTTCTGACGGCCCATCATCTTGTAGTGGACGGTGTCTCCTGGAGGATTCTCCTGGAAGATTTGATGAGTGCCTTGGCCAGTCTGAAACGTAATGAGCCGATTGTTTTGCCAGATAAAACACATTCGATGCAAGCGTGGATCAAGGAAGTCTCCGCCTTTTACCAGTCGGATCAGGCAAGCAAAGAAAAAGCATATTGGGACATGTTTTCCATCCCGGAAGACAAACTACCGACTGACTTCGATTTTGGCGAAGATTTGGTAGAATACAGCGCTACATCTACGCGCACACTTTCAGCCGAGATGACATCGCGACTGTTGACGACGGCCAACCGAATGTTCAATACGGGTCCCCAAGACTTATTGGTTGCAGCACTTACCCGGACATTATCTGATGTATTTGATAGGGAGCGTCTCTTACTGGTAATGGAGTCTCATGGGCGGGAGTCTTCTATCCATACGATGAACATAACCAGAACAGTAGGATGGTTCACCAGCATGTACCCTGTTTTGTTCGAAACGAATCTATCCAATCGGACCGATCACCTAAAAGGGGTAAAGGAGAAGTTGCGCCAGATTCCGATGGGTGGGCTTGGGTTTGGCTGGCTAAAGCCTCAGCTGCTCGCGGCTGTGGAAAAGTCCCAAGTTCGATTCAATTATCTGGGATCGGTGGATAATCAACTAAGTGATGATCTGGTACTAATGGGAGGAAACTTGGCAGTTGATGCCGGGGTGGGGAATCATTTGACTGCACTGCTTGACGTGGCTGCTCTCATTCGTCAAGGAGAACTTCAGGTTTCTGTTACGTACAGCTTGCGCAAGTATAGCGAGGAGACCATGGAGAAGATACTTGCGCTGTTTTTCAATGAATTGGAGCAGCTCATTGATCATTGTTGCCGTCAGGAGGTCCCTGAATTCACTCCATCGGATTTTGAAGATGTGGAATTGTCGCAAAAAGAGCTGGATCTGCTGTTTGGTTAG
- the edeQ gene encoding edeine self-resistance N-acetyltransferase EdeQ, with translation MSVTLREVTLENWEECIELEPTPEQSEFVAPNLYSIAESKFQTTFVPLAIYHDDTMVGFVMYGLDPDDGNYWIYRLLIDAKYQRLGYGRAAIAQVIDILKAKEDCQKIVIGYAPANVAAENLYSSLGFQKNGMVLFGETIAELNF, from the coding sequence ATGTCTGTGACACTTCGTGAAGTAACTTTGGAAAACTGGGAAGAGTGTATTGAACTGGAACCTACTCCCGAACAGAGCGAGTTTGTTGCCCCGAACCTCTACTCCATCGCTGAATCAAAGTTTCAAACTACATTTGTTCCTTTGGCCATATACCATGATGACACCATGGTTGGCTTTGTCATGTATGGGCTTGACCCTGACGATGGCAACTACTGGATTTACAGACTCTTAATTGATGCGAAGTACCAACGACTAGGCTACGGACGTGCTGCGATTGCGCAAGTCATTGATATCTTGAAGGCAAAGGAAGATTGTCAAAAAATTGTCATTGGTTATGCTCCAGCCAACGTCGCAGCCGAAAACCTTTACTCCTCACTCGGATTTCAAAAAAATGGTATGGTTCTGTTTGGCGAGACGATTGCCGAATTAAATTTTTAG
- a CDS encoding thioredoxin family protein, whose translation MGANVAHKFRTGLKPQAFVESMTKNQDTYQNWSDAFSWEDEQERAFFASLQHRDDLRCLILAADWCGDVVRNLPVVLHALKETDMPVEIMVMEEHLDLMDEFLTMGGRAIPVVIFADTGGHVLAKWGPRPKHVQAVMTAFKQDNPDRTATDYEDKIKVARAEMLEQYGEGTGYQQVIVKELRELLSSI comes from the coding sequence ATGGGGGCAAACGTAGCACATAAATTCCGTACGGGGCTTAAGCCACAGGCGTTTGTGGAAAGCATGACGAAAAATCAGGATACATACCAAAACTGGTCGGATGCATTTTCATGGGAGGATGAACAAGAACGTGCTTTTTTTGCCTCTCTCCAGCATCGTGATGACCTCAGATGTTTGATTTTGGCTGCAGATTGGTGTGGCGACGTCGTTCGCAACTTGCCAGTCGTCTTACATGCCCTGAAAGAAACGGACATGCCAGTGGAAATTATGGTGATGGAAGAACACCTCGATCTGATGGATGAGTTTCTTACGATGGGAGGTCGGGCGATCCCTGTTGTTATTTTCGCAGACACGGGTGGTCATGTTCTTGCCAAATGGGGACCGAGACCAAAGCATGTCCAAGCTGTCATGACGGCATTCAAACAAGATAACCCGGACCGAACCGCAACGGATTATGAAGACAAGATCAAGGTAGCGCGTGCCGAAATGCTTGAGCAGTATGGAGAAGGCACTGGCTATCAACAAGTGATTGTCAAAGAACTGAGAGAGCTACTTTCCTCGATCTAA